The genomic stretch TTGGGTCAAGACGCTTGTCAATATGGTTTTCCATCCATTTCATTTCACCCTGATAGCCGCGCTTTAGCCACTCTTCGAGTCTGGGAGCTTCCTCTTCCAAAAAGGTAGCTTTGGAGATGCCACAATCTAAAAAGCCAAGGCGCTTAGCTTCGGCTTTTATCATTTCTGAATATTTTAATTTACTAGTCAAACAACCCTCCTTGACGGTGCGGCATATCTCTTTGAAGATGTGTGTACGCCTTGTCAGTAACCACACGTCCACGCTGCGTTCGCATCAAAAAACCTTGTTGGATAAGGAAGGGTTCATACACTTCTTCGATGGTTCCTCCCTGCTCCCCCACGGCTGTAGCAATAGTTCCTACACCAACTGGGCCCCCTTTGAACTTGTCTATGATCGTGGTCAAAATACGGTTATCCATTTCATCCAAACCATACTCGTCCACATTTAGCGCTTCCAAGCCAAAACGGGCAATCTCCAAGGTGATCACTCCTTCGCCCTTTACTTGCGCAAAATCACGCATTCTCCGCAACAAGGCATTTGCAATTCTTGGAGTCCCTCGGCTGCGTCTTGCAATTTCTATTGCCGCATTAGGTTCGATGGGTACATCTAAAATATCTGAAGAACGCTCAATAATGGTAGAAAGCAATTCAGTAGTGTAATACTGCAATCTACTGGTTATACCAAAGCGAGCCCTTAGAGGCGAAGTAAGTAAGCCTGAGCGTGTAGTTGCACCTATAAGCGTAAAAGGATTCAGATTAATTTGTACACTGCGCGCATTGGGTCCGGATTCGATCATGATATCAATCCTATAATCTTCCATTGCTGAATACAGATATTCCTCTACTATAGGGCTAAGTCGGTGAATTTCATCAATGAATAGAACATCACGCTCTTCAAGATTAGTTAGTAAACCTGCCAAGTCACCGGGTTTGTCTATCACTGGGCCGGAGGTGATTTTAAGATTTACATCTAACTCATTGGCCAAAATATTAGCCAAAGTAGTTTTACCCAATCCGGGAGGGCCGTGCAGAAGAACATGATCCAGAGCTTCTTCACGCTGATTGGCTGCCTGAACAAATATCTTCAGGTTTTCCAATACCTTATCCTGTCCCGCAAAGTCATCAAAACTTATGGGGCGCAACTTCTTTTCTATCTCTAATTCCTCGGAGGAGAAATTAGCCGAATCAGCATCCATCATCCTATCCATGCAATCTGCAATTTTTACAAATATAGGGCGAAGAAGTACACTTAAAAATCTATCCCTCCATACCCTATTATTAAACTAAAAAAGGCCATCTCCAAGAGACAGCCTTTTTAATATTTTCTAAATCCGATCCTAATGACCTGACTCTACTTCACCTGGTTTAAGTGCAACGGTTTGTGGAACAAAATCCTCATCCATACCTGGCTTGCTATAATCGTAAGCCCAACGGTGTACTTCTGGAATTTCTCCTGGCCAGTTTCCGTGAACATGCTCCACTGGA from Owenweeksia hongkongensis DSM 17368 encodes the following:
- the ruvB gene encoding Holliday junction branch migration DNA helicase RuvB, producing MDRMMDADSANFSSEELEIEKKLRPISFDDFAGQDKVLENLKIFVQAANQREEALDHVLLHGPPGLGKTTLANILANELDVNLKITSGPVIDKPGDLAGLLTNLEERDVLFIDEIHRLSPIVEEYLYSAMEDYRIDIMIESGPNARSVQINLNPFTLIGATTRSGLLTSPLRARFGITSRLQYYTTELLSTIIERSSDILDVPIEPNAAIEIARRSRGTPRIANALLRRMRDFAQVKGEGVITLEIARFGLEALNVDEYGLDEMDNRILTTIIDKFKGGPVGVGTIATAVGEQGGTIEEVYEPFLIQQGFLMRTQRGRVVTDKAYTHLQRDMPHRQGGLFD